The following nucleotide sequence is from Salvia splendens isolate huo1 chromosome 2, SspV2, whole genome shotgun sequence.
ATGCCCTTCACGCGCCACACTTTGTGCTTTGAAACTACAATATGTGGATCATCAGGATGCAAGGTCCGGAGCTCGTTTCTAACTGATTCAAAGCTAGCATTGTGCTCCGTGGATAATTGAACGGCGGTTACTCCTCTACCACTCTTATCTGCCCTGCCTAAGACAGCTCGCGAGTCTCCAGCATTGGCAACATGAAGGACCCCGTTGCATATCACCCCTACCAAACAGCATGTCCCCACTGAAGCCATTTGAGGATTTGTAGACCATTGCTGCCTTACTAGACTCAGAAACTCCTCTTCCGTTGCCAAGAAAGCCCTTCTAATTACATCTGCAGATACCTCCTCACTCTCGGAGGCGAATCCTGCACCAACAACACCAATCACATAACTTGAACACACAATTGACATTTAGGAAGATATGATTATGCACATGTTTATTCTAGATAAACTTCATACTTAGTATTGTCATGTTAGCAACAGGAAAGAACATAGACCGTGTCATCAACAACTCGTGGCACGAGCTTAAGCTAACAAGGATTAACTACCACCAAACAATTCAGAGTCATAAACTGGATTATGCATTAAACATATTTTTACCAAAAAAGTAAGCATCAATCTCATAATGAAATAATGGATGCAGCAACTTAACATATGGTAGAAGTTATGCATTTGTGTCAATCTAAACCTATACCACCTCTTCTCTCTGTCCCTTTGTATTGGTATcttatgatgaatgatgaataagACTCATTCACAAAAGGAATTAAAGATGCAAACAAATAAGTTTCTTGAGAGACATACTCTTTAGATTGGTGAACAAGGTCTGGTTGACAAATCGGGAGGTCTCCGGCCCTCCATGTCCATCATAAACTCCGACAAAGGTACCACAAGGCCCCGAGTCAAGCAAACTCAGTGGCCCTGATTCAAGCTGGCTCTGATCCTCCAACAAATTGTTGGCTTGAATCACAGCCATTGAGAAGTCTCCACTAACATGTTGGCCAAGATCCTTATACCACCACAGCCCATTAGCCCTACCATCTGGATCATCCCTACTCCCACTCCCATCTCCCTCAACACATGGTCTCCAACAAGGCTTCACCATCATTTACTCTATTCAACAACTACTTGATACAACACAACACAAAAGTTGTAACAATACACATATAAAACCTACATGTCCAATTGATCTATCTAACAAAGAATCACAACAACTGAATTAAACCATAAACCTATAAATACACAGGCAGATATCATCCAAAACAGCCAGCAGACAACATGTTCATCATCGATCCCAACCTCAACTCCAGATTAAGCATAGCAGAAGTGTTATACCCAACAGCCGTACAAGGGCTAGACACCATTAATATACAAGATACAAATTGAAGGAAACCAAAAGGGTATGGGCCGAATTTACTCTTCAAAATCTGTCTCTGCAGAGACAATAAAGCAATAGTTAATTTTTAGCTGAGAAGTGCAGAGACAGAGAATATGGATTGGGTGgcgttctctctctctctctctattttttcataCCTTGAACCTGGGGGCCTTCCATAGCTTTTGTGCCAACTTTCAACAACAGCCTTAGCTGGAAAAACCCATACAAGTTTGATGGTGACAGAGCTTGTTCCTGGATCGCAGATTGgataacaaaaagaaaagaaactcTTTCTTGGAATTTTGTTGGCAGAGAGAAAATCTTGATAGATTAGTGTCAGAATGAGATCTCAGATTGTTGCTAATTTGGTGGGAGGCTgagaaaaatacaaataattcaAGGGATTGTTTGTAGAGTATTGTTTTCAATTCAAAGAACcagctttttttttcttctgacAATCTTTTCTTGGAGTATTCTAGTTTAATAGGAGTAGTAGTTCTCTCTCCCTCAATTTTTTTtcgggaaaatcgggtttatggggcactttacactaaagattacgtaaatgtacccattttgttatctattccaaaaatgggaaaaacgccaaccacattggcgtttctattagtaaaaacgccaacctcattGGCGTTTATCTTCGCGTCGTATTGGAGGTGTATTTTCGCCAAATACAGCGGCGGTAAAAAACGCCAActtcattggcgtgttttaagctaaaacgccaatgtagttggcgtgtttaattaataaaacgcCAATGCAGTAGGcgtatttactaataaaaacg
It contains:
- the LOC121764652 gene encoding probable protein phosphatase 2C 38; this translates as MMVKPCWRPCVEGDGSGSRDDPDGRANGLWWYKDLGQHVSGDFSMAVIQANNLLEDQSQLESGPLSLLDSGPCGTFVGVYDGHGGPETSRFVNQTLFTNLKRFASESEEVSADVIRRAFLATEEEFLSLVRQQWSTNPQMASVGTCCLVGVICNGVLHVANAGDSRAVLGRADKSGRGVTAVQLSTEHNASFESVRNELRTLHPDDPHIVVSKHKVWRVKGIIQVSRSIGDAYLKRWEFNREPLLDKFRLPRRFSKPILSAEPSVLVHRLNPEDQFLIFASDGLWEHLSNQEAVDIVASNPRNGIARRLVECALRKAAKKREMRYADLKKIERGVRRHFHDDITVVIVFIDCQPSIARSTPVVSIRGGARLPSRANS